One Prunus dulcis chromosome 7, ALMONDv2, whole genome shotgun sequence DNA segment encodes these proteins:
- the LOC117633564 gene encoding serine carboxypeptidase II-2, whose protein sequence is MVKPSWAFVLTYFIIILNLHLGSVFATIPTDALAQQKLDKVLELPGQTFNLSFAHYAGYATVNEDSGRALFYWLVEAAEDPGSKPIVLWLNGGPGCSSIAYGEAEEVGPFHIKADGKTLYLNPYSWNQVANILFLDSPVGVGFSYSNTSSDLLSNGDKRTAEDSLAFLLKWFERFPQYKGREFYITGESYGGHYVPQLSQAIVKYNLETKEKAINLKGYMVGNALTDDYHDHLGVFQFMWSAGLISDQTYKSLNLLCDFQSFIHTSNSCDNILDIASAELGNIDPYSIYTLACPANVSQSNRLLKRMHKVGRISESYDPCTEAHSVVYFNLPEVQKALHVNPNHAPSKWATCSDVVYTTWQDSPRTVLDVYKELIHSGLRIWMFSGDTDSVIPVTSTRYSIDALKLPTVKPWRPWYDDGQVGGWTQEYAGLTFVSVRGAGHEVPLHKPKQALTLIKAFLSGSSMPSSELVSDS, encoded by the exons ATGGTCAAACCCAGTTGGGCATTTGTTCTCACCTacttcatcatcatcctcaacCTTCATCTGGGCAGTGTTTTTGCAACTATTCCCACAGACGCACTTGCCCAACAGAAATTGGACAAAGTTCTTGAGCTCCCTGGTCAGACCTTCAATCTGAGCTTTGCACACTATGCTGGGTATGCCACTGTCAATGAAGATTCTGGGAGGGCTCTCTTCTACTGGCTTGTTGAGGCTGCTGAGGACCCTGGTTCTAAGCCTATTGTTCTCTGGCTAAATGGAG GACCTGGATGTTCATCAATTGCTTATGGGGAGGCAGAGGAAGTTGGTCCATTTCATATTAAGGCAGACGGGAAGACCCTATATTTGAATCCTTACTCTTGGAATCAAG TTGCTAACATTCTATTTCTCGATTCACCTGTTGGAGTCGGTTTTTCTTATTCAAACACTTCCTCTGATTTGCTATCCAATGGAGATAAAAGAACGG CCGAAGACTCTCTAGCATTTCTATTGAAATGGTTTGAGCGCTTTCCCCAGTACAAGGGAAGAGAATTTTATATCACTGGAGAGAGCTATGGAG GACATTATGTTCCTCAGCTAAGCCAAGCAATTGTGAAGTACAACTTGGAAACTAAGGAAAAAGCAATTAATCTGAAGGGTTATATG GTGGGCAATGCTCTGACTGATGATTATCATGATCATTTGGGAGTTTTCCAGTTTATGTGGTCGGCTGGTTTGATTTCTGATCAAACATACAAGTCGCTGAACCTTCTTTGTGATTTCCAGTCATTTATACACACCTCAAATTCATGTGACAATATTTTAGACATTGCTAGTGCAGAACTTGGAAACATTGACCCTTACAGCATCTACACTCTTGCATGCCCTGCTAATGTTAGCCAGTCAAATCGGCTGCTGAAAAGAATGCAT AAGGTGGGCCGCATCAGTGAGAGTTATGATCCTTGCACAGAAGCACACTCAGTTGTGTACTTCAATCTACCCGAGGTTCAAAAGGCTCTCCATGTTAATCCAAATCATGCACCATCTAAGTGGGCAACCTGCAG TGATGTGGTATACACCACTTGGCAGGATTCTCCTAGGACAGTGCTGGACGTCTACAAGGAGCTGATACATTCAGGACTTCGTATATGGATGTTCAG TGGTGATACAGATTCCGTGATCCCAGTTACATCTACCCGATACAGTATAGACGCTCTTAAGCTTCCAACTGTCAAGCCCTGGCGTCCCTGGTATGATGATGGACAG GTTGGAGGATGGACACAAGAATATGCTGGGCTGACATTTGTGTCAGTGAGGGGAGCAGGCCATGAAGTCCCTTTGCACAAACCCAAGCAAGCGCTCACACTCATCAAAGCTTTCTTGTCAGGATCTTCAATGCCTTCTTCAGAACTTGTCAGTGACTCTTGA
- the LOC117636110 gene encoding uncharacterized protein LOC117636110 produces the protein MVVTSSNPHNKEIVVRKRIASIFNKREEDFPSLKEYNDYLEEVEDMTFNLIDGIDVPAIEAKIAKYQEENAEQIMINRARKAEELAAALAASKGHPAQNDTDAALSQGSQAGFGTGTQGQYAPTVAGQPRPTGMGPQPLPLGGGHDMHGYAVDDEEMIKLRAERGGRAGGWSVEISRKRALEEAFSSIWVS, from the exons ATGGTGGTTACCAGTTCTAATCCCCACAACAAGGAGATTGTCGTCAGGAAGAGGATTGCGAGCat ATTCAATAAACGGGAAGAGGATTTTCCGTCCTTGAAAGAATACAATGATTACTTGGAGGAAGTGGAGGACATGA CATTTAACTTGATCGATGGAATAGATGTCCCTGCTATTGAAGCAAAAATTGCAAAGTATCAGGAAGAAAATGCTGAACAAATAATGATTAATAGAGCCCGTAAG GCTGAAGAGCTTGCTGCAGCTCTAGCAGCAAGCAAGGGACATCCTGCACAGAATGATACTGATGCG GCTCTGAGCCAAGGCTCTCAAGCAGGATTTGGTACTGGTACACAGGGGCAGTATGCCCCTACAGTTGCAGGACAACCACGACCAACTGGCATGGGTCCACAACCACTACCACTTGGAGGGGGGCATGATATGCATGGATATGCTGTTGACGATGAAGAAATGATAAAGCTCCGAGCAGAGAGAGGTGGTAGGGCAGGAGGGTGGAGTGTAGAGATAAGCAGGAAGAGGGCACTCGAAGAAGCCTTCAGTAGCATTTGGGTTTCGTAG
- the LOC117633529 gene encoding pentatricopeptide repeat-containing protein At4g30825, chloroplastic: MTSLRFSVSLETFDSSKKFNFSAVNSLCYSHVSRASVVNSSNRVDRIKVSGFKFEFSSISELNQMSEETTLSLSSNKNRVDESLAEQNLDFRQASAKESRGPKNEVKREKGLKSSSRKSRWVRELENLFVNDGELDVDYSVIGSDLSLEHCNDILKRLERYSDVKTLRFFEWMRSNGKLERNVSAFNLVLRVMGRREDWDGAEKLVQEVIADLGCELNYQVFNTLIYACCKLGRLELGGKWFRMMLEHEVQPNIATFGMLMVLYQKGWNVEEAEFTFFQMRNFGILCQSAYSSMITIYTRLNLFEKAEEIIGLLKEDRVRLNLDNWLVMINAYCQQGKVDDAELVLVSMQEAGFSPNIIAYNTLITGYGKASKMDAADHLFQGIKNAGLEPDETTYRSMIEGWGRADNYKEAEWYYKELKRLGYKPNSPNLYTLTNLQAKHEDEEGAIRTLDDMLTMGCQYSSILGTLLQAYEKAGRVDKVPRLLRGSFYQHILVSQTSCSILVMAYVKHCLVDDTMKVLREKLWKDPPFEDNLYHLLICSCKELGHLENAVKIYKQMPRYDYKPNMHIMCTMIDIYIIMGLFTEAEKIYVELKSSGVALDMIAYSIAVRMYVKAGALEDACSVLDTMDKQEGIVPDIYMFRDMLRIYQRCGRLDKLKDLYYKLLKSGVTWDQEMYNCVINCCSRALPVDEISEIFDEMLQRGFVPNTITFNVMLDVYGKAKLLKKARKLFWMAQKWGLVDMISYNTIIAAYGRNKDLRNMSSTFGEMQFKGFSVSLEAYNTMLDAYGKESQMERFRSVLQRMKETSCASDHYTYNIMINIYGEQGWIDEVADVLTELKECGLGPDLCSYNTLIKAYGIAGMVEDAVHLVKEMRENGIQPDKITYINLINALRKNDEYLEAVKWSLWMKQMGL; this comes from the coding sequence ATGACCTCACTGAGGTTTTCTGTTTCTCTGGAGACATTTGATTCTTCAAAGAAGTTCAATTTCTCTGCAGTCAATTCTCTTTGCTACAGTCATGTTAGTAGAGCTTCGGTAGTCAATTCTTCGAATAGAGTCGATCGTATTAAGGTCTCTGggtttaaatttgaattttcgaGCATTTCGGAACTGAATCAAATGAGTGAAGAAACCACGCTGTCTCTGTCCTCGAATAAAAATAGAGTAGATGAGAGTTTGGCTGAACAAAACCTGGATTTCAGACAAGCAAGTGCGAAGGAGTCTCGCGGCCCAAAGAATGAGgtcaaaagagaaaagggtTTGAAGTCTAGTTCAAGAAAGAGTAGGTGGGTACGGGAATTGGAGAATTTGTTTGTGAATGATGGGGAACTTGATGTTGATTACTCTGTTATTGGGTCTGACTTGAGCTTGGAGCATTGCAATGATATTTTGAAACGGCTCGAGAGGTATAGCGATGTCAAAACTCTCAGATTCTTTGAGTGGATGAGAAGCAATGGGAAATTAGAACGCAATGTGAGTGCTTTCAATTTAGTTTTGCGGGTAATGGGTAGGAGAGAAGATTGGGATGGAGCTGAAAAATTGGTTCAGGAAGTGATTGCTGATTTGGGATGTGAACTGAATTATCAGGTTTTCAACACGCTTATTTATGCATGTTGTAAACTGGGGCGACTTGAGTTGGGAGGAAAGTGGTTTCGAATGATGCTGGAACATGAGGTCCAGCCGAACATTGCAACATTTGGCATGCTAATGGTACTTTACCAGAAGGGATGGAATGTTGAGGAGGCAGAGTTTACTTTTTTTCAAATGAGGAACTTTGGAATTTTATGTCAATCTGCGTACTCGTCAATGATCACAATTTACACCCGcttgaatttatttgaaaaagcAGAAGAGATCATTGGCTTATTGAAAGAAGATAGAGTGAGACTGAATCTGGATAATTGGTTGGTAATGATTAATGCTTATTGTCAGCAGGGTAAAGTAGATGATGCTGAACTAGTATTGGTCTCCATGCAAGAAGCAGGGTTTTCTCCAAACATTATTGCATACAATACATTGATAACTGGATATGGGAAGGCATCTAAAATGGATGCTGCTGATCACCTATTTCAGGGCATAAAGAATGCCGGACTAGAGCCCGATGAAACAACTTACCGTTCCATGATTGAAGGTTGGGGTCGAGCTGACAATTATAAGGAAGCAGAATGGTATTATAAAGAGCTCAAGCGGTTAGGGTACAAGCCTAATTCGCCTAACCTGTACACACTAACAAACTTGCAAGCCAAACATGAGGATGAAGAGGGGGCCATAAGGACGCTTGATGATATGCTGACAATGGGGTGCCAATATTCCTCAATTCTTGGTACTCTTCTGCAAGCATATGAGAAGGCTGGAAGGGTTGATAAAGTGCCTCGCCTTTTGAGAGGTTCTTTTTATCAACACATTCTTGTCAGCCAGACTTCTTGTTCCATTCTTGTCATGGCTTATGTGAAACACTGCTTAGTGGATGATACTATGAAAGTGTTGAGGGAGAAACTGTGGAAGGATCCACCTTTCGAAGATAACTTGTATCATTTGTTAATTTGCTCGTGTAAAGAGTTGGGTCATCTAGAGAATgctgttaaaatatacaagcAAATGCCCAGATATGATTACAAGCCAAACATGCACATCATGTGCACAATGATTGACATCTATATCATCATGGGTCTATTCACTGAAGCAGAGAAAATTTATGTCGAGTTGAAATCTTCTGGAGTCGCCTTGGACATGATTGCCTATAGCATTGCTGTAAGAATGTATGTAAAAGCTGGTGCTTTGGAAGATGCTTGCTCTGTTCTAGACACAATGGACAAACAGGAGGGCATTGTTCCAGACATTTATATGTTCCGAGATATGCTTCGTATTTATCAGCGATGTGGAAGGCTTGATAAGTTGAAAGATCTCTACTACAAACTCTTGAAGAGTGGAGTGACTTGGGATCAGGAAATGTACAATTGTGTCATAAACTGCTGTTCTCGTGCTTTGCCAGTTGATGAGATCTCAGAGATTTTTGATGAGATGCTTCAACGTGGGTTTGTTCCTAATACCATCACCTTCAATGTCATGCTCGATGTATATGGGAAAGCAAAGCTTCTGAAGAAGGCTAGGAAGTTGTTCTGGATGGCCCAAAAGTGGGGTTTGGTTGATATGATCTCTTACAATACTATTATAGCTGCTTATGGGCGAAATAAAGACTTAAGAAACATGTCTTCGACATTTGGAGAGATGCAGTTTAAAGGATTTTCAGTTTCCCTTGAAGCATACAATACTATGTTGGATGCTTATGGGAAAGAGAGCCAAATGGAGAGATTTAGAAGCGTTTTGCAGAGAATGAAGGAAACAAGCTGTGCTTCGGATCACTACACGTACAACATTATGATCAATATCTATGGAGAGCAAGGATGGATTGATGAAGTTGCTGACGTGCTGACTGAGTTGAAAGAATGTGGACTCGGACCTGATCTGTGCAGCTATAACACGTTGATTAAGGCATATGGAATTGCAGGAATGGTCGAAGATGCTGTTCATTTGGTCAAGGAAATGAGAGAAAATGGTATACAGCCTGATAAGATAACCTACATCAATCTCATTAATGCACTGCGAAAAAATGATGAATATTTGGAGGCTGTAAAGTGGTCCCTGTGGATGAAGCAGATGGGGTTGTAA